In Candidatus Kaelpia aquatica, the DNA window TTGCTATAATAAATTCGGGCAATTGAGAATAAATCATATTTTCTAGGGGAGGATTGATTAGCAATATTTTCACTATTTAGAAAGTAAGAATTGCTTATTCTAATAACAATTCGTTTTTTACTCTATAGAGAGTATCTTTTTCATAGGGATTCTGTATATATTTTTCAGCTCTTTCCAGAGACTCAAACGCTTTGTCTTCCTCCCCTAGCTTCAGATATATTTCAGCCAAAGTGATATAACACAATCCTTTTTCGGGGTTGATTTCAATAGCTTTATTAATCAATTTAAAAGCTTTATCATATTCCATTTTTACTTTATAACACTCAGCCAAATTGTTATAAACACTTGAGTCTGAGTAATCAGGTTTAATATCTAGCGCTTTTTGATACCATACAATAGCACTTTCATATTCACCTTGAATAATATATATATTACCCACTTTCTTACAAAAAGTATAATTACTAGGGTCTAATTCCAGC includes these proteins:
- a CDS encoding tetratricopeptide repeat protein, whose amino-acid sequence is MGKIISIYTVVIMLFIVCYSLPVFGEENPELGNSEVEKNLELGRIFVEEGEFLLAEHEFKKWLELDPSNYTFCKKVGNIYIIQGEYESAIVWYQKALDIKPDYSDSSVYNNLAECYKVKMEYDKAFKLINKAIEINPEKGLCYITLAEIYLKLGEEDKAFESLERAEKYIQNPYEKDTLYRVKNELLLE